TTTTTGAAGATAATTCAAAAGCTTTCTTCTTTCAAAAACATATTTCACCAGCTGTTTTCTCATGCCTACAAATTCGGAAGACTCCCGTGGAGTAGCTCTCATATCCATTTCTAACCTTTGAATCTTTTCGGTATAGACTCCAATTTCTACATCACTGGAAGAATTATCCTGCGGGGAGGTTCTCCATTTTTTGATGACGTCGCGCATTTCAACTACGTCAATGCTAGAAACTGTGCTTGATTTACTCGAAAGTGACTTTCCCCTATGGACTTTGCTTGGGGGAGTGAAGTTGCGAATCTTTTCCTCGCAGTAGAAATTCCTACCGCTAACTGTCTTGCTTGGACGAAGAGCCCCTCTAGAAATGTAGCCTTTGAGTGAATCTACAGAACAACCGATGATCTGTGCGGCTTGTTTTGTGCTGATTAGATGGCTTGTTAATGGCGATTGTGTATGTGCTGACAAACTTTCTTTTCTCCTTTATAAAAAGAGAGATGTTTCCATAAATCACGGTTTAGGAACAAGCTTTTCGTAAGCAGTCTTCGCAGCTATTTGTTCTGCTTGCTTCTTAGATGTGCTTTCTCCTGTAGAAATATCGTCACCATTCAGGGTCAGGTTTACTTTGAATATTGGAGCATGATCAGGACCGTTTCGTTCTGCGAGAGAGAAGATTAACTGCCCCATACGGTTCTTTTGTGCCCATTCATTTAAGAGGCTCTTCCAATTCTTTTCAGCAAATTCTAAAGAATCCTCCAGCTCAATATTGAATTTATCAACAAACATACCATGTATCGGCTCTAGAGACTTCCCAGCATCGAGATATACAGCAGTGAGTATCGCCTAAAGCATTTTCCTTTGAAGGGCGCTATCTGTGCATCTGGGTTTATCAAGCCATGGGGGCATTGATACAGGTAGTGATTGAATACCTGGAGCTTATCTAGATATTTAATGCAGGCGTCGTTGCTAATGTGATTATTTAACATGGTATTTTTTGTGGCCTTGTCAGCTGCATGGTGGTTCGCCTCTATGGAATCTGCAACCACAAGCTGCAAGATGTAATTTCCACGCCATACGAAATCTTCATTGGTTTCTCCGTCGTCGCTGACCATCCCAACTAATGGAAAGCTTGAGTCCATAAATGCTCTCATGAGTAGGTCTGTGTTTTTAAATTTATGTGAAAGCGATTCTTCAATATTGGAGATGTTTTTCTGCAGGCTTGAGACCATTTGCATTGCTAGATTTGTCATAAGAAGAGGCCTTTTCGTGTTGTTTTGAGGAAAAGACTAGCATAACGGAAAATTTTGGGTAGGCTCAAGAAAAACAAGGCCTAGAATTGCGCTGGGCTGTGCTTATGGAAAGCGATGCATTTAAGAAGCTTAAGAGAAGGAAAAACGTCTGAAAAAAGAGAAAATCACGCTTATTTTTGATTGGTCAAATTTTAGCCGAAATCAGCTTGTCATAGGCGCTTTTTGCCTCTTCATAGCTCAAAACGTCTAATTGACTAAAACATTCTAAACTCTCTTCACTTTTCACCATCAAAGACATTTGACCTCCTTACCTTTAGGTATATTGGTAAAGAGACTACTTGATCTTAGTTAAATTTTTTCTTTCCTTTTAAAGAGGGGGGGGGGTAAATTAACATTCTATTAATAAATTAACCACAGGAGAAAAAGATGTCTGTTTCAATGCAAAATATGCCAAAGCTACCAGAAGAATACTCTTTTTCAATGCCGAGTCAATCACCAGAAAAAACTGTTCTAATTGACCAGAGTGTAGGTGGTCTGAGAGTAAGTATTCAAACATCATCTGGTACAGAACAGCAAATCCCAAGATACATGCTTCAAGGACTTCCAAAAGTGGATAAGGTACCACAGGAATTCTTTATGCAATGTCATGCTACCGTTAGTGATCATTCTGTAAGGTTTAACGGGAGACTGCTTGGGGGGACTTTACCAGGGTTACAAACAATTCAAAACTGGGTAGATGATTATGTTAGCGCTAATAGAATAGATGGTTTCGAAAGAATTGTTTTACATGGAACAACGCGTGAATATCGTAATATGGCAGATAAACATCTACTTAATTTTAGTGACTTAAGAGAAAAATTTTCACACAGGATATCTACACCATCTGATAGATCAGAAGTAAGAAAAAGAGTATACAGTTTAGCTGAGGATGTTCGAACAGATTTAAAGAAACTTGGAGTTTTCCATGCACACCTTTCATTACAAATAAAACAAGCTTTAGAAAACCATCACATTGATTTATGGCAAGCAGAGGTGTATTCCCATATTTCAAATTTAAATAATGAAGCTAAGCATAAAACTACAGAGGAGAGTGGCGTCGATTATTCCTATTAAAAATACTAAATAAAAATAGCTTTTATGAGACTATCCCACTAATTTTCTAACCCAAAAGAAGGTTCTGGTGCAAACTTGGATTTTTTGAAATTTTTGATTTTGTAAGCCTTTAAAAATCAGTATCGAAGTTTTTCAAAAATCATGATTTTCCAAAGTTTGCACCAGACTCAAAATGCGGACAATATACCACGTTTTTAAATTTTTTATTCGCGCGCAGATCAGAGACATTAAAGATTTAAAAAGAATGCTTTTTTGGGGGCACCCCCCTTTAGGCTCGATCTGTGAGGTTTTGGGTCCCTTTGACTTTGATGGGGGCCTTAAGTATTATCGCAGCACATTAACGCTTTAATAGAAGGTAGATCTTATGATTACCCCCAATAGTGATCAAAACATCCCAGGATTCGAGCAAACTGAAGAAGACCTCTACGAGCCAGCCAATTCGGAAGATACTTCAACAGATTCGAATGTTGATGACTACAAAGACATGCAGCTCGAAATACATCGCTTTGTAAAGAGACAAAAGTCTTTATACAACTGGGATAATCTTAAGTAGCCTGATCAGCAAGATATCTATAGATGCTTGGCTTCGACAGGTTATACTCTTTCATGAGGTCTTTGATTAAGACACCATGAGCTCTCTTATCTTTTACTTCCTGGACTTGCTTGTCAGTGATCGTTCTTTTCCTCCCAAATCTCACTCCATTCTCTCTTGCTTTCAGAATCCCCTCTGCCTGTCTCTCTGCTCTTATCTCTGTTTCGAACTGCCCGATAGCTCCAAGCATGTTAAATAATAATCTACCAGATGAAGTATCCGTATCAATCTGCTGGTCTCTTACAACAAGAGTAACACCTTTCTTTTGAAGAAGCTCAGCGATTTGACATAAGTGCAGTGTTGATCGTGCCAGGCGATCTAATCTTGTCACAATAAGCACATCACCTTCTCTAACATAATCAAGGCATTCTCTAAGCTGCTGCCTATTTCCATCAAGTCCACTAGATTTCTCTTCGAAGAGTTTACCGCAGTCTTTTAGTTTACTGCGTTGTACAGACAAGCTTTGTCCAATTGAACTGACTCTTGCGTATTGACCTTGCCCCGAAAAAGTGGACGGATATGATATAGACTTTTCAAGAAAATGAGGAGTTTA
The window above is part of the Candidatus Neptunochlamydia sp. REUL1 genome. Proteins encoded here:
- a CDS encoding 30S ribosomal protein S15, whose protein sequence is MSAHTQSPLTSHLISTKQAAQIIGCSVDSLKGYISRGALRPSKTVSGRNFYCEEKIRNFTPPSKVHRGKSLSSKSSTVSSIDVVEMRDVIKKWRTSPQDNSSSDVEIGVYTEKIQRLEMDMRATPRESSEFVGMRKQLVKYVFERRKLLNYLQKSHFSRYLKAMKRINS
- a CDS encoding putative dsRNA-binding protein, which gives rise to MFVDKFNIELEDSLEFAEKNWKSLLNEWAQKNRMGQLIFSLAERNGPDHAPIFKVNLTLNGDDISTGESTSKKQAEQIAAKTAYEKLVPKP
- a CDS encoding recombinase family protein, whose amino-acid sequence is MSYPSTFSGQGQYARVSSIGQSLSVQRSKLKDCGKLFEEKSSGLDGNRQQLRECLDYVREGDVLIVTRLDRLARSTLHLCQIAELLQKKGVTLVVRDQQIDTDTSSGRLLFNMLGAIGQFETEIRAERQAEGILKARENGVRFGRKRTITDKQVQEVKDKRAHGVLIKDLMKEYNLSKPSIYRYLADQAT